Below is a genomic region from Methanolobus sediminis.
ACTTATCAATTGCGGACTGTCACAGCAGGAAGTTGCCAAACAGCTTGATATGGCACCTTCTGCAGTTTCACAATACCTGTCCAAGAAAAGAGGCTACAGGATTGTACTTGAGGATGATATGAAAGCATCTATCCGTGAGCTTGCCGAAGATATGAAAGAGAACAGGGTAGATGACCTTGCTTCAAGGATATGTGCAATATGTAAACAGCTTAGAGAAGAAGGTCAACAATGTTCTAATGATTAGTAATACTTTTTTGATCCAAGTTGCTTTGACGAAGCATCAGCCTCCGAATACAACCTGGATAATCCTTATATCATCACTGTTTTCTAGAATGGTGTCTTCAGGAATAATACACTTGTTCTTTGATACAAGAACCTC
It encodes:
- a CDS encoding transcriptional regulator produces the protein MKLPCQMIVWDVLPAIRAAIAEELINCGLSQQEVAKQLDMAPSAVSQYLSKKRGYRIVLEDDMKASIRELAEDMKENRVDDLASRICAICKQLREEGQQCSND
- the thiS gene encoding sulfur carrier protein ThiS, with protein sequence MKVILPNGDIKELVTDSLTVEELLQRLDISQGEVLVSKNKCIIPEDTILENSDDIRIIQVVFGG